In Rhinolophus sinicus isolate RSC01 linkage group LG01, ASM3656204v1, whole genome shotgun sequence, the genomic stretch TTCCTACCTTATGCTAGAAAGAAACATTAATTCTACATAGTGTGACAAGGCTAAGTGTTACACAGaattagaataaattataaaagaatacttTATAATCATGTGGTAGGGAAGGTCAGAGGGACAAAACCCAGAAGGGAGAGAAGACTAATCCATTTAActaaataatctaaaaaaacaTGGTATGATAAGATAttacaaaaagtgaaaaagtaagCAAACTACGAAAAAGTcacatataaatatgaaaaataaataattagtacccagaatatataacaAACACCTGTACAAATCCCTAAGAAAAGCACAGTCAACCCATGCGTTTATAATTGCAGCCAGCACTGCTTTCCTTGGCTCCAGCCCCATATTTATAACAGTAATTAGATGTTTGAATCTGGGTGTCTTTTCGCTCACCTCAAATTCCACCTGCCTGGAAATGAACTCATCATCTTCTCCCCCCTAGCTTTCCCTCTTTATCTTCTAAACCAGCTCTTTTTCACAAAGGCCCTATTCTCTAGCTCCAAATATTCCCATTCAGCTGTAATACCAAGTTGTAAGCCTTAGTATTATCTTAGAGTGATTGCCCAGTTGGTGAGTCATGAAATCAGTTTAGTTGGTTGTGAtcagctgttttaaaaagaaataaaatagactaGAAAGTACCAGAATACATTGGACATAATCGGAGTAATtactgttttgtaaaatgtttgtttcacttatacatacacatacattcagTATGTGTGTACTGGAGCTTGATATAAAACGTGTTTCTGATTGTGTCCTtaggcaaaaaaataattaaaaaaaaaattgaaagtcactaatctctctctctcccttgtcTATCATTCCCAACTAACCACCCAGTCTTGTCAGTTATGGACTTTGATGCCAACGTCAGTCCCATGTCTGCACTCGGGGTCAAgctgcctcagtctccccttcacgccttccttcttcctgttgcCAAGGGTGTCTAAACTCAGTCCCATTCCCATGACTGCCCTTGTAAGAAGCTTTCTGTGGTCCCCCGGAGCCTTAGAATGAGAGCTAGACTCCTTAGCACATCATGAAACGCCTTTCTGGTCACAGCCTCTGTCTTTCCCTGGAGCATTTTCACTCCCGATAAGGGGACTTACAAAGAACATGCCGAAAATGCCATGCTCCTTCACCCTGCTAACCGTGTGCTGTTTGGTTGGCCTAAGACAACTGTGTTTTGtttcaaacatgttttaaatgtaaagtttCCTCCGAAATCTGCTTCTCCTTTCATCTTAAGCACTTACCGCTCATCGCCACCTCTGTTCGCACACGCATTTATCTATATTGCAGTTACGTGAGCTTTTCATATTTGTGACCCTTGGGAAAGCCAGGAGTATTTGAATGCAGCACCTTTCCTTTGTTCCTGCAATGCTGAAGGCTGGAGCTACGAGGCACTCAAATGTTACAGGTGGACGGGCTGCTTTATAAGTAGTAAACTCCTTGCATTGAAAGAGTTCaaaggggctggcccggtggctcaggcggttagagctccatgctcctaagtccaaaggctgccggttcgattcccacatgggccagcgggctctcaaccacaaggttgccggttcaattcctcgagtcccacaagggatggtgggcagcgccccctgcaactaagattgaacacggcaccttgagctgatctgcctcccggatggctcagttgttggttggagcgcgggctctcaaccacaaggttgccagttcaattcctcgagtcccgcaagggatggtgggcagtgccccctgcaactaagattgaacacggcaccttgagctgagctgcagctgagctcccggatggctcagttggttggagcgtgtcctctcaaccacaaggttgctggttttgACTCCCGGAaggtatggtgggctgtgccccctgcaactagcaacggcaactggacctggagctgagcggcgccctccacaactaagactaaaaggacaacaacttgaagctgaacggcgccctccacaactaagattgaaaggacaacaacttgacttggaaaaaaggcctggaagtacacactgttccccaataaagtcttgttccccttccccaataaaatctaaaaaaaaaaaaaaagagttcaaggcaaatcttggctactgtcttagctggggctgccataaccaaataCCATAGACCGCGGGGCTTAAGCCACAGatacttattttctcacaattcctGAGGCTAGGAGTCTGAATCACGGTGCTGGCACAGTCAGGTTCTGGTGAAGGCTCTCTGCCTTCTGGGGGGCctcatcctcatgacctcatctaggCCTGATCACCTCCCAGAGTTCCCATCTCCAATGACGGTCACAGTAGACATAGgaattttgagggggacacagTTTAGTCCATAGCAGCCACCATAAGGGGTACTTGTCATGGGTCATGTACAAACTATTTCTCTATTGGGAAGAGCTTGGACCAGATCACCTCTAGGTTCTTTTCTACTGTTTAGATTCTGTAATGTTgctgttattaacattttattcttttttttttaaatcagatgaGCCTTCTAAtcctaagaaagaaaatttattatcTTCCAATGGTTGCAATGAAGCCAGATTGACTTTTCTTGATGACTGGGATTTCTTGGCACCAAAACAAGGAACTAATGACAAAAAAATCAGCAGTATTGACAAAATAGATTTGCTGGCGCCATCTTTTAGTACAAGTCCAGGCACTAACACTGAGCGTCTTCACTGTCAGTCAGATGAGTCTGAATGCAGCACTGACTATTCTTTGAATGAAACATTCTTCACACATTATTCAGACTCAAAACTAAAAAACCAAAGTCTTTTAAATTCAGAATTCGATTCTGAAATGCAGGAAAGGGAGGAGgtatttttggatattttggaACATCAAGGTAATAAGATTATTGGCTTAGAAAGAATCTTCAACATTTCAGATGATGATTATAAAGAAACTGCCGAAGATGTGCGAAGGCATGATGAAGATGAAGACGTACAGCAGGAGTATTACAGTGAGGAGGAACCTGAATATCTAAGGAACCGTTTATCTTTGCACCGAACAGAAACATTAAACATACCGAATCTGGAAGTTGTTGGATTAAGAGATTCAGGTTATGAAGTTAAATGTGCTAGCAACTTAGAACTTAATCATATTGAGTTGGATGTTGACATGGAAAGTAGTTCTAGCATCTCTTTTGATTCAGTTGATGTTTATGGACAAGAAGATTCACCCCTTGTCTCTACATTTCAGAATTCTGTTATCTTAAGAGAATATCATGAACCAAAGCATGAAAAGTATAAGGAACAAGAGACTAGTTTAATGTACCACACAGCATCTGATGAAGTACTGAGTAGTCTTACTGAAAACCAGGATTATCAATCTAAGACTGGTTTCTCGAACCctcagaaaacattaaaaactaaaatttatactGGCAAAATGAACTCTCAAGTAACTGAAACTAAAGATTTTTGTGGAAATACAAAGGTTGAGAACAGAATGTTACACCTTGAAAATCCTAGCACATTGCCACGGTTCAAAGCTTTAGAGACATCACTACAACCCTATAAAGATTATCAAGCTTCCTGGACCTCTGCTTTTGATGATTCAGTAACTTCTGCTGGTGGCTCTTCCCATTATAAAAGCCTACAAAGTACTCCTAACCCAGCCTTAGCTTTTTCTCTGGCTCTACCAAGGATTGGCGTCAAAGATAATCAGGCAGTAAAAGAAGATAGCTCCCTAAAAGTTGCTAATGCCAGTACCACAACTAAAAAATGTGTTCACGATGTGGAAGGGGCATGTCTTGAATCAGTGACAGGGGCAGCAAAGGGTACAGTCACAGTTAATCAGACAGTGGATGTTAGCGCTGATTTTAGGGCTTGTTTCACAACCAGCAGAGCGACAAGTGCAAGATCTTCCGTAGTGTCCACATCAAGCAACACAGAGATAGCAATGATGAATGAAAAATGGCCTGGTGAACGGCCAAGTGAGAAACAAACACGTGTGACCTGCAATACAGATTGGTCATATGGTCAAGACAATGGAGATATACAGAGGGCTGTGACAAAAGGATCCCCGGGAAAATCTCTCTCAGCTGACAGTGTCAAACCTAATGGAAATGTCCTAAATAAGGTAAAACCTGTATgattaataatagaattttatttgaCTTATAAAGAAACAGTGTATACTCGTGTAAATGTTTTGGTCCATTAAATTTTAGCAGGGGTTCCCGAGGCTTTTGTGACAAAATGCTGGATAGAGAGAAAAGGTGAATAGATTGCAGCCAACTCTATCCTCTCTGGTGGCAGCTATTGCCACAAAGTCAATGAGAAATTTGGTTTTGCATTTTACCAGTTTGAAACTCCAGATAGAACATGTGTTGTTTGTCATGTATTTCTAATCTGATTTTAAATCATGTTTGCAGGATTCCCtggaattaagaaaaacatttgccATTGCAGACTTAATGGAACATCCTGAGATGTAAGTTAAATGTATAAGCACatgggggaaaaatcaaaatagtactttgatttttttgtagGGTACTTAACCATATAGAATAATACTagaaggtgtgatcaaacaatacggtgaatgtttaaataacaaaaattattacagtgaaagacacgttgccattaatccccttcaaaatactctccctcgctttaaacacacttatcccatcgttcttgccactttctgaagcagttctggaagtcctcttctgtgagtgagtgtctttagttgtgctgctgtcgtggctgcctcgatgtcctgaatcatttgacttgagagaagagccagaagtcacacgtgcCAGATCTGAtaagtaaggtggatgaggacacaccgtaatgtttttatttgacagaaattgccgtaccagaagcgatgtgtgacatggagcgttgtcacaatggaggatgaagtaaagacactcagaaaagaggacttccagagttgcttcagaaagcggcaagaacgatgggataagtgtgttcgaagtgagggggagtattttgagggggattaatggtagtgtgccttttactgtaataattttataaaaatttaaacattgaccatatttttaaatcacatttcatAGCTTAAAGGGACCTTGAGAGAGCATCTGCTTCACTGTATGCcttcaaacaaataaatattaggaTAATATAGAATGTTAAAGCTTTTGCACTGAGATTCCAGTGTCAGAAATTCCTTTAGAAAGTCATAGGatctttatttattcaacccAAATCCGTGCTGATTTAATtactcagttttctttatttaatccCCCTGTAGACCGTAACAAAACAGCACCTTTGCAAAATGTATATATGAAGAAGTAAATAGCTACTTTCACTAGGGTACATTAatcttgattttaatttattgtataatttattttgcatttattagaCACCCTTATAATGCATAATACAATGGAGAAccaggaggtggggggtggggagagaaaaggggaagtCTCTGAGAAGCCAAATTTGTTTTCATGCTCTGAGGtcctttactttttccttcattcttctaATGATTTTAATTCAGTATCCAATCctataaaattaaagagaagagTTGGTTTCCAAAGGCAGAAGTACTGAGAACAGCTAGAAGGGGCAACTAGTAGCaagaactatttcaaaaaatgtagTGATTTGGGGCTTTTTGATATAATAACACAGCAAAATATTTGCTTATAATAATGACCcttaattattaagaaaaatgtaaatatgtctattttctattaaaaagataACATATTTAGGAATAGTTTCCATCTAGAATgcttataacttttttttaaatgttggccaAAGCTTGGTTTAGCTGTAAATTCTGGATAAAGTCAGTACTTTACTTTGGAattcttttatgtaaaagaagGTATGAATTTGAGAATTATTACTTCCTTGACTTCTAGGagaatatacagaaggtgccaaaaaaatgtttatacattttaagaaaggaaaaaactgtattaaaattgtaatactcaatagataccaaaaacaaaagatgaataaaagtcgcGTTTGACTTCtataattacaagaggtgctcaaagtgattgccatcagtgtaattttaatacagtattaccttggtttttgaatgtctccgttgacgaacatttcggtttacaaataCCGtcaacccagaagtaaatgcttcggttttcgaacaagcctcggaagtcgaacatgtcacacagcttccgctgagtgcaagatcctgaggcctagctgtcggctgtttgcAAACAATTCAGATCTCGAATGGTCTCccggaatggattatgtttgaaaaccgaggtaccactgtacagtTTTCCCCTaccctaaaatgtgtatactttttttttttggcactctctgtatttagCTTTGACTCTTGACATCCTTGTTTTCTGCAGCTGTAATGTGTTCCTACAGCCTTTCCATGTTTGGTGGAAATTGATTTAAACTTGACAGGGAAATGTAACAAACTTAAAATCTGTGTCTAGAGGCATGTCATTAGcacaaaagaatatttgaaatcacACCTAAtcgtatttttcattttaaagggaaCCTCAACTttctaaagaaatggagaagaatTTGCCATCAGAGTGCTGTCAGAACACAATGCAGAGAGCCATCAAGGCAGAGATGCACCTTTTAAATGTTCAGTTTCAGATGTGTTGTCaccattgtatttatatttacaaactTGTGATGGAAAATCGGGAAGGATTAAATAGGTGGTTGTTAATTTTAAATCTGTATCTTACTAGAAATGTATCactagttttaaatttattctagaaaatttcttcaattttcatttttgaagggcAAAATGAAGGGTAGATTgtaactggattttaaaaagtagtacaTTTAAATTTCATGGACAGTCAACAGTGCATGTTGGGATGTTGAATCTAGTAAAAAGATAGATCTGATGTTTCTTGTCAAGTCCAAGTACAGATGAAGTCAGTTGCAGGGTTTCGCATGacattccattccattctttATGGCTTATGTATTGAGGGTTGGTGGTACTGCCCCTAGAAAAACAAATCTgcagttcattttcttttactatacattgaaaagaaaaaaattttaaagatctgATTGTTAGAACTAAATATATGATATTAGAGTTAAATGGATGACTTGGGCCTAACTCAGTTTTGTGAACTTCACTTTTGAACAGGAATTTATCAAGTAATTCTACTAAGAAGGAATTAGGATCAACACTGCTATCTGCTTTGGGAGACTTAAAAGTTAGATAcatgaatttgaaagaaaaaataaacaagggcaTACCACTGGAAGAGCTGCCCCCACTGTCAGTAGAATCAAAATTATTATCTGCCTTCTCTACCTTTGCTTCCAGggtatgtatttatgttttaggaacaaaatttttacttcatttagGTAAAACATTTTAAGCTGAaagatttttcttcccttctctgtctttccaGATAATGAAAAAAGAACCATGTGTGTAAGTAATGATTTCGTCTAATTTGGAATTCATTAGATCTTAAAAATTGCTTAATTTAGTTAACTTCATGTTTTCCATTTTGGTCCTTAGATAGAACATTGATAAATCCTTTAATGAAATGTTTATCTGTTTAGCTTTTCAGGAGCAGATTCTGCACTAGATAATCAAAGTACATGTGATGTTGACGTTTCTTCGAGCCTGAAACAGACATTCTCTCAAGTGAGATTTCAAGTAGCTCATCAGTGTAAATCTTTGATTTTATGGTTTAAGCAAAGTAAACTCTTAATTTGCGGGAGGTCTCACATCCTTCTTTTCACTCAACTGGCTAACTGTGTGCTACTGTCTGTGGAGTGTAACTGATTGGAAGGAATATAATGTCCTCGTCAAACAGATGTCAATAGTATATGTTGAGTAGGGTGACCATACAGTTTATCATCCAACCAGGAGACCTAAGGATGAATGGTAGTGTTGTTAATAATTCACCATGACAACAGTTATATGGTGTCTCTGGACTGTCAAACCTGGACTGTCTCTGGCTGACCATGACTTAGGGCCACCATCATGTTGATCCAGTGTGGGAAAAATTAGTGTCTTAGAAAATTCATCTCATGAGGTAGAGTATTATCTTACTCATTTTAGACAGGGCAAACTTTTAATTCCTCCTTTattgaaatgatgaaaatataatgTGTTATAATGTCTTTCATAggttttcttaatctttcttaGTCCCCAAGGAAGTGTTTGTCAGACGACAAGTCTATGGAAAAGTACTCTGCAAATGGTGAAGTGATACAGAAACATAAGTTATATTCCATTATCAAGGGAGGCAATGGGAAAGGACAGCTGGTGTTTATTCCTACTTTCTGACTTTGGTTTTAACCCTGAGGCTATATTATTTGGGTAGTCTTATATAATAAGATGCATTCCAAAGCCAAAAGTGAAATACTTGATTGATTTATATTCCTTTCtattaatataaatgattaaaagtaAATTTCCTTCGCAGTTCATTAATTCCATTGttctactctttaaaaaaaaacaaattctgttaTCCACAAAGAATTAATAGATCTAAAAACCAAATTTTTATATCCTCAAATTTCTTACATAGTTTGCTTAAACAACGTACCATTTAATGGCATAATGTTCTGGAGTGATTGTGTTTCATCACTGTAGTGGTAGCAATGTATAAGCTGCTTATTTGGGGgagaacaattatttttaaaagtacaagatGCAGctataacataatttttataagcattagctataaaacaatattttaagttgGGATTACATTTTAATACCTGTCTCATTAAATTAACAGCTTTTGCATGAAAGCCAGTGtagtatttctaaattttaattacttGTGCACCATCTTGACAATTTTTCATAGCCATATATTACCtataatgttatttatatatttctttaaatcttttcaaataaacttaACATGTAAAGAGTAACTTATTATTCCATATGGGAAAGAAACATTACTTCCTATGGATATAAAGTATACATTAACACACATTAAGCATATAACTGTTGAATGTGAGTATGAGAAGTACTTATACGTATATCTCCAAAAATCATCTGGATTACTTCTACTGTGCGTATGCTACACTTGGGTAATAATGGTAGTGTAAGCATATAGTCACTGCATGCAGACTGGGTTCAAACCCTAATTCTTGTTAACTGTGTGACAGACAGAGAGCAACAAGTCACACAGATTCAATTTGCTCACGTGTGAATTTGGGTGGACAGTGATTTTACTCTCATAGCCTTCATTGCGGTGGGCGCTCGTGCCAGTGAAGACTGCCCTCCACATAGTAAGAGCGTCATAACTGTTGGTCCTTattgtgtttattaatttaacCCTCAGGTGTCTTTATCATCTGACACTAGTCACCCCAACCAAGGCACATCACCCAAGGAAGCTGGTTTAAACAATGGTGGTGTAGATGTATACTTTAGTCAACTGAAACTTGATGATAAAGGTCAGTATCAAAATGTATTGTCTTGTGTTGttgccaaaaaacaaataataaggcTTAAAATATCGCCAGTGCCCATTCAGAAAGTCAGAATACATATTCTTAGTTGACTGAATGGCTTCATTCTGGTTATGAATGTTAAGTATATTCTTTTTACATGCACTTGACATCTTTAAGGTTACTTCATATACCTGATAGTGCCAAATAATATTACAGACTTTTATTCTTCTGGGTCATGTTTTCCAACCTGAAAATTCTCCCTTCTGTCCAATTTATATCTCTGTAAATTATGTGTAGTATCTTTGTTTTATCCTCTTATGAAAAGAGATTATTATGATCATTCCAAAAAGAtcattaattcaaattttaatgaaataaagagcTGCAGTATTGCTTATTTCCTTCTTAAAGACATTCACTGTTTGTGTAGACAGGTAAGTCTCTTCTTTGATAAAGGATAATTTAAAAGTCAGATAAGTAAGGCTAGGAATCAGTGTTAATtaaaggaaaactggaaacagATCACTCAGACTGAAAAGTACTTTTTATTCAGGGACTGCTGAACATCACTTCTCAGAGTCTTTATACTTAGGTCTCTTGTTTCCCTAGtatctatttttacatttatacataaaactAGTAATTGTCATCATACTGATTCATCCTGAGAAGCTTTTTTGATAACTTCTCAGAGGGGTGAGCATTATACACAATCCATGGCTGCTTGTGTTCACTTTCTCAGGCTGCAAAAGCTATCAAGAAATCAGCGAAGACTGGTTTGACGCTAAAGAGAACCTGACAGGAGCGGACTTCTCAGGAACACAAGGAAGCCAAATCGGACAAGGTGGAGGGGATCCGAAGGTTCCACTAGGTTGGTTCTTAACAATTTACTGAGAAATCCTGACGGAGCTTCTGTGTACAATAGTGCTTCCTGTCTTCTGTGTTACTCTGGGAGACTGAGCTGCTGTAATATTTTATTCCTGTTTGTGGCTTTcctttataaatacaaaaaatgagaaaattagccATTTGGAGgtcaattttttaaagagtaaatcagtttaaaatgttcatttctctttcagaaaACTGTCTGCTAAAAGCTTAGCTGCAGGGTTTTGTTAGCAGGCTGAGGTACAGCACCCTCTGGGCTGCCCGAGGCGCGTACTCCCTCGGGACGCAGCGCCGTCTCCTCCAGGCCGCGGGCAGTAGGCACGGCCAGCTGTGCGGTACACGCTGAACCCAGCGTGCTTCCCAGTTCCCATCGGGCAGCCAGGACCCTCTGTCAAACTGGTGTTGCACATGAAAACTGCTTTCCCTCACTCGAATGGTTTAGTCGTTTCAGGAATGTCTT encodes the following:
- the RBM44 gene encoding RNA-binding protein 44 isoform X1; amino-acid sequence: MQATAVVETASGKGYHSNGGNSQKDEPSNPKKENLLSSNGCNEARLTFLDDWDFLAPKQGTNDKKISSIDKIDLLAPSFSTSPGTNTERLHCQSDESECSTDYSLNETFFTHYSDSKLKNQSLLNSEFDSEMQEREEVFLDILEHQGNKIIGLERIFNISDDDYKETAEDVRRHDEDEDVQQEYYSEEEPEYLRNRLSLHRTETLNIPNLEVVGLRDSGYEVKCASNLELNHIELDVDMESSSSISFDSVDVYGQEDSPLVSTFQNSVILREYHEPKHEKYKEQETSLMYHTASDEVLSSLTENQDYQSKTGFSNPQKTLKTKIYTGKMNSQVTETKDFCGNTKVENRMLHLENPSTLPRFKALETSLQPYKDYQASWTSAFDDSVTSAGGSSHYKSLQSTPNPALAFSLALPRIGVKDNQAVKEDSSLKVANASTTTKKCVHDVEGACLESVTGAAKGTVTVNQTVDVSADFRACFTTSRATSARSSVVSTSSNTEIAMMNEKWPGERPSEKQTRVTCNTDWSYGQDNGDIQRAVTKGSPGKSLSADSVKPNGNVLNKDSLELRKTFAIADLMEHPEMEPQLSKEMEKNLPSECCQNTMQRAIKAEMHLLNVQFQMCCHHCIYIYKLVMENREGLNRNLSSNSTKKELGSTLLSALGDLKVRYMNLKEKINKGIPLEELPPLSVESKLLSAFSTFASRIMKKEPCVFSGADSALDNQSTCDVDVSSSLKQTFSQVSLSSDTSHPNQGTSPKEAGLNNGGVDVYFSQLKLDDKGCKSYQEISEDWFDAKENLTGADFSGTQGSQIGQGGGDPKVPLAEKESVEPSQRDKCYLIHVGSLCPSVSEADLRSHFQKYQVAEISIYDSSSNYRYASLAFKKNSDAKMAVKEMNGIEINGKSVNVQLVKTPGEYTSPLSSKSGHRVSLNNLAKRTSKEINSASSISRLPRTRPRQLGSEQDSEFFHLGQKCVKKNYKQIESTKSLPDTPVRFIPPNTLNLRSFTKIIKRLAELHPEVSRDRIIDALQEVRINHKGFLNGLSINTIVEMTSSVLKNSASS
- the RBM44 gene encoding RNA-binding protein 44 isoform X2 — translated: MQATAVVETASGKGYHSNGGNSQKDEPSNPKKENLLSSNGCNEARLTFLDDWDFLAPKQGTNDKKISSIDKIDLLAPSFSTSPGTNTERLHCQSDESECSTDYSLNETFFTHYSDSKLKNQSLLNSEFDSEMQEREEVFLDILEHQGNKIIGLERIFNISDDDYKETAEDVRRHDEDEDVQQEYYSEEEPEYLRNRLSLHRTETLNIPNLEVVGLRDSGYEVKCASNLELNHIELDVDMESSSSISFDSVDVYGQEDSPLVSTFQNSVILREYHEPKHEKYKEQETSLMYHTASDEVLSSLTENQDYQSKTGFSNPQKTLKTKIYTGKMNSQVTETKDFCGNTKVENRMLHLENPSTLPRFKALETSLQPYKDYQASWTSAFDDSVTSAGGSSHYKSLQSTPNPALAFSLALPRIGVKDNQAVKEDSSLKVANASTTTKKCVHDVEGACLESVTGAAKGTVTVNQTVDVSADFRACFTTSRATSARSSVVSTSSNTEIAMMNEKWPGERPSEKQTRVTCNTDWSYGQDNGDIQRAVTKGSPGKSLSADSVKPNGNVLNKDSLELRKTFAIADLMEHPEMEPQLSKEMEKNLPSECCQNTMQRAIKAEMHLLNVQFQMCCHHCIYIYKLVMENREGLNRNLSSNSTKKELGSTLLSALGDLKVRYMNLKEKINKGIPLEELPPLSVESKLLSAFSTFASRIMKKEPCVFSGADSALDNQSTCDVDVSSSLKQTFSQVSLSSDTSHPNQGTSPKEAGLNNGGVDVYFSQLKLDDKGCKSYQEISEDWFDAKENLTGADFSGTQGSQIGQGGGDPKVPLEKESVEPSQRDKCYLIHVGSLCPSVSEADLRSHFQKYQVAEISIYDSSSNYRYASLAFKKNSDAKMAVKEMNGIEINGKSVNVQLVKTPGEYTSPLSSKSGHRVSLNNLAKRTSKEINSASSISRLPRTRPRQLGSEQDSEFFHLGQKCVKKNYKQIESTKSLPDTPVRFIPPNTLNLRSFTKIIKRLAELHPEVSRDRIIDALQEVRINHKGFLNGLSINTIVEMTSSVLKNSASS